The following coding sequences are from one Microbacterium sp. SSM24 window:
- a CDS encoding sigma-70 family RNA polymerase sigma factor, whose protein sequence is MITASSIVVDGPQQERSDEELVLAARAGDDDAYAMLWRRHVTSARNAARAVSPNVDADDLVSEAFAAILSAIRKGGGPQEGFRPYLFATIRNIAATWGRRTTETPLDDLDERAADVSTEFAELVADRSVLAQAFRELPAQWRTLLWYLEVEGMKPREVAPLLGISPNAVSAQAYRAREGFKLAWLRAHISDQSRPAECRWVGELLVASERKAIKRADRRRLDEHLRKCAACRIVAADIDHVSQKLRLVLLPLVLGGAGALAYTADATPAMASTIAGTSEGGGRMSDAAESGAGGAHGGGAGLARAGAAAIPTGVAVIAGMGLAAALAVGTVVMAGTAWHIPAAEPRPAQTAPAEHERDDPPAATPDTTEAVGRPPVPQPIAPPAPPSTESTLDPAPVPAPVPSPAPVRTPPAPNPPVIERTATASLDEPGDLAAAVPAPFTGIGVPEASVTLLDETGAVLAVTCADRSGRFAAIVPGDLLRDAMTIRAVQTARGLRPSEPSAAVGPLTVPAPSVTMSGGVMEAVLSDLDLDGEVDDLTVLLSGLIGQTVAVAVDGVWTGNLHVLAEEPLPRAVLDLSPGTHVLAIRYVDPATGREGRVATFGFEAING, encoded by the coding sequence TTGATCACCGCTTCCAGCATCGTCGTGGACGGTCCGCAGCAGGAGCGATCCGACGAGGAACTCGTCCTCGCTGCGCGAGCCGGGGATGACGATGCCTACGCGATGCTGTGGCGACGTCACGTGACGAGCGCGAGGAACGCTGCACGCGCGGTGAGCCCGAACGTGGACGCCGACGACCTCGTGTCGGAGGCGTTTGCGGCGATCCTGTCGGCGATTCGCAAGGGCGGCGGACCGCAGGAAGGGTTCCGACCTTATCTGTTCGCCACTATTCGCAACATCGCCGCGACGTGGGGTCGTCGGACGACGGAGACCCCACTCGACGATCTCGACGAGCGCGCTGCCGACGTTTCCACGGAGTTCGCCGAACTCGTCGCCGATCGCTCGGTGCTCGCGCAGGCGTTCCGCGAGCTGCCCGCTCAGTGGCGCACCTTGCTGTGGTACCTCGAGGTCGAGGGCATGAAGCCGCGAGAGGTCGCGCCGCTCCTCGGCATCAGCCCGAACGCCGTCTCCGCGCAGGCTTATCGAGCGCGCGAAGGATTCAAGCTCGCGTGGCTGCGAGCGCACATCAGCGACCAGTCTCGGCCGGCGGAGTGCCGGTGGGTGGGCGAGCTGCTCGTGGCGAGTGAGCGCAAGGCGATCAAGCGCGCCGACCGACGTCGACTCGATGAGCACCTTCGCAAGTGTGCGGCGTGCCGCATCGTCGCAGCCGACATCGATCACGTCTCACAGAAGCTCCGGCTCGTGCTCCTGCCGCTTGTCCTGGGCGGGGCTGGCGCCCTCGCCTACACCGCTGATGCCACGCCCGCGATGGCATCGACGATCGCCGGAACGTCGGAGGGCGGCGGACGGATGTCCGATGCGGCGGAATCGGGCGCGGGGGGTGCCCATGGCGGCGGTGCGGGCTTGGCGAGAGCCGGCGCCGCCGCCATTCCCACCGGGGTAGCGGTCATCGCGGGCATGGGGCTGGCGGCGGCGTTGGCGGTCGGCACGGTCGTGATGGCGGGGACCGCGTGGCACATCCCCGCCGCGGAGCCACGGCCCGCGCAGACGGCGCCAGCCGAACACGAGCGCGACGACCCGCCTGCCGCGACGCCCGACACGACCGAAGCCGTCGGTCGCCCGCCTGTTCCTCAGCCGATCGCACCACCCGCACCGCCGAGCACGGAGTCGACGCTCGACCCGGCGCCCGTCCCGGCGCCCGTCCCGTCGCCGGCTCCGGTGAGGACTCCTCCTGCGCCCAACCCCCCGGTCATCGAGCGGACGGCGACCGCCTCCCTCGACGAGCCCGGCGATCTCGCCGCCGCCGTCCCTGCACCGTTCACCGGAATCGGCGTGCCGGAAGCGAGTGTGACGTTGCTGGATGAGACGGGCGCCGTTCTCGCCGTCACGTGCGCGGATCGGAGCGGGCGATTCGCCGCGATTGTTCCTGGGGATCTCCTCCGCGACGCCATGACCATCCGTGCGGTGCAGACGGCGCGTGGACTGAGGCCGTCCGAGCCGAGCGCGGCCGTCGGCCCGCTGACCGTTCCTGCGCCGTCGGTGACCATGAGCGGCGGCGTCATGGAAGCCGTGCTCAGCGACCTCGATCTCGACGGCGAGGTTGACGACCTCACCGTGCTTCTGAGCGGGTTGATCGGCCAGACGGTCGCGGTCGCGGTCGACGGAGTGTGGACGGGCAACCTCCACGTGCTCGCGGAAGAGCCATTGCCACGCGCCGTCCTCGACCTGTCTCCGGGAACGCATGTGCTTGCAATTCGCTACGTCGATCCGGCGACGGGGCGGGAAGGGCGCGTCGCGACCTTCGGCTTCGAGGCGATCAACGGCTGA
- a CDS encoding response regulator transcription factor: MKYRVGIIDDSPAAVLGLTAIINAEPDMHVVASGSTPRALLHEDSDFGVVILNLAPGDPHAAAHAMRILAPATTSVVAYVGADQSRLVRDAAKAGAAAVIYKTDHPRRITQTLRVVLGSAIPSTRRATASTSLEDAGLSAREREVLSLYAAGETAERVASELFLSRETVIDHIRRIRAKYAAAGRPARNRIDLFRRAVEDGFVPPN; this comes from the coding sequence GTGAAGTACCGGGTGGGAATCATCGACGACAGCCCCGCTGCGGTGCTCGGCCTCACCGCGATCATCAATGCCGAGCCGGATATGCATGTCGTGGCCAGCGGCAGCACCCCGCGGGCGCTGCTTCACGAGGACAGCGACTTCGGGGTGGTCATCCTCAATCTCGCTCCCGGCGACCCGCACGCGGCTGCCCATGCCATGCGGATTCTCGCTCCCGCCACCACGAGCGTCGTGGCCTACGTCGGTGCCGATCAGAGCCGGCTCGTGCGCGACGCGGCAAAAGCGGGTGCTGCCGCGGTGATCTACAAGACCGACCATCCCCGCCGAATCACCCAGACTCTGCGGGTGGTCCTCGGTTCCGCCATCCCGAGCACCCGACGGGCGACCGCATCGACATCCCTTGAAGACGCAGGTCTGAGCGCGCGCGAACGCGAGGTCCTCAGCCTCTACGCCGCCGGAGAGACGGCGGAGCGCGTGGCATCCGAGCTCTTCCTCTCGAGAGAGACCGTCATCGACCACATCCGGCGCATCCGTGCGAAGTACGCAGCGGCAGGCAGGCCGGCTCGAAACAGGATCGACCTCTTCCGGCGCGCCGTCGAGGACGGCTTCGTGCCGCCGAACTGA